The following proteins are encoded in a genomic region of Streptomyces lunaelactis:
- a CDS encoding ABC transporter ATP-binding protein, translated as MAEENVQGRIPTVIADDVHIVYRVSGGSGGKGSATAALNRMIRRDKGESRAIRKVHAVRGVSFTAYRGEAIGLIGTNGSGKSTLLRAIAGLLPTESGKVYTDGQPSLLGVNAALMGDLTGERNVILGGLAMGMSREEIRDRYEGIVDFSGINEKGDFITLPMRTYSSGMGARLRFSIAAAKNHDVLMIDEALSTGDRKFQIRSEARIRELRKEAGTVFLVSHGAKTIRDTCDRVLWLERGELLMDGPTDEVIKAYEKETGK; from the coding sequence GTGGCTGAAGAAAACGTGCAGGGGCGCATCCCCACCGTCATCGCCGACGACGTCCACATCGTGTACCGGGTCAGCGGTGGCAGCGGCGGCAAGGGCAGCGCCACGGCGGCGCTGAACCGCATGATCCGTCGGGACAAGGGCGAGTCCCGTGCGATCCGCAAGGTGCACGCCGTGCGCGGCGTGTCCTTCACGGCGTACCGCGGCGAGGCGATCGGCCTGATCGGTACCAACGGTTCCGGCAAGTCGACCCTGTTGCGCGCCATCGCCGGCCTGCTGCCGACCGAGAGCGGCAAGGTGTACACCGACGGCCAGCCGTCCCTGCTCGGCGTCAATGCCGCGCTCATGGGCGATCTGACCGGCGAGCGGAACGTCATACTCGGCGGCCTGGCCATGGGCATGTCGCGTGAGGAGATCCGCGACCGGTATGAGGGGATCGTCGACTTCTCGGGAATCAATGAGAAGGGCGATTTCATCACCCTGCCGATGCGTACCTACTCCTCCGGCATGGGAGCCAGGCTCCGCTTCTCCATCGCAGCGGCCAAGAACCACGACGTCCTCATGATCGACGAGGCGCTGTCGACCGGTGACCGCAAGTTCCAGATCCGCTCCGAGGCACGCATCCGTGAGCTCCGCAAGGAGGCCGGCACGGTCTTCCTGGTCAGTCACGGCGCCAAAACGATCAGGGACACCTGCGACCGCGTCCTGTGGCTGGAGCGGGGCGAGCTTCTGATGGACGGCCCGACCGACGAGGTCATCAAGGCGTACGAGAAGGAGACCGGCAAGTAG
- a CDS encoding ABC transporter permease, producing MSDTTHDGAIVTSAPPSPDEGLTSAQLAAKYGLSVSGARPGLVEYIRQLWGRRHFILAFSSAKLTAQYSQAKLGQLWQVATPLLNAAVYYLIFGLILDSGRGMDKAVFIPFLVTGVFVFTFTQTSVMAGVRSIAGNLGLVRALHFPRAALPISFALQQLQQLMFSMIVLFVIAVSFGSYPSLSWLLILPALALQFVFNIGLALIMARLGSKTPDLAQLMPFVMRTWMYASGVMFSIPVMLAGKPSWIADVLQYNPAAVYMDLVRFALIDGYGASNLPSHVWLVGGLWALLVGVAGFVYFWKAEERYGRG from the coding sequence GTGAGTGACACAACCCATGACGGTGCGATCGTGACGAGCGCCCCGCCATCTCCCGATGAGGGTCTGACCTCGGCGCAGCTCGCCGCGAAGTACGGCCTTTCGGTGAGCGGTGCCCGACCGGGTCTCGTCGAGTACATTCGGCAGCTCTGGGGCCGGCGCCACTTCATCCTGGCGTTCTCATCGGCGAAGCTGACCGCCCAGTACAGCCAGGCGAAGCTCGGCCAGCTCTGGCAGGTGGCGACCCCTCTGCTGAACGCGGCCGTCTACTACTTGATCTTCGGCCTGATCCTGGACTCGGGCCGCGGGATGGACAAGGCGGTCTTCATCCCGTTCCTGGTGACGGGTGTGTTCGTCTTCACCTTCACCCAGACCTCCGTGATGGCCGGCGTCCGCTCCATCGCGGGCAATCTGGGACTGGTACGGGCCCTGCACTTCCCCCGGGCGGCACTGCCGATCTCCTTCGCCCTGCAGCAGCTCCAGCAGCTGATGTTCTCGATGATCGTGCTCTTCGTCATCGCGGTGTCCTTCGGCAGCTACCCGTCCCTCAGCTGGCTGCTGATCCTGCCCGCACTGGCCCTGCAGTTCGTCTTCAACATCGGTCTGGCTCTGATCATGGCCAGGCTGGGCAGCAAGACGCCGGACCTGGCCCAGCTGATGCCGTTCGTCATGCGCACCTGGATGTACGCCTCGGGCGTCATGTTCTCGATTCCCGTGATGCTCGCGGGCAAGCCGTCCTGGATCGCCGATGTTCTGCAGTACAACCCGGCGGCCGTCTACATGGACCTGGTCCGCTTCGCGCTGATCGACGGATACGGCGCGTCCAACCTGCCCTCGCACGTGTGGCTCGTGGGCGGCCTGTGGGCCCTTCTCGTGGGCGTAGCCGGCTTTGTGTACTTCTGGAAGGCTGAGGAGCGATACGGCCGTGGCTGA
- the hpnC gene encoding squalene synthase HpnC produces the protein MTGTRQAHPEAAARATLDKAAHENFPVAPFFLPRAWRDDLMAVYGYARLVDDIGDGDLAPGGADARHLGVEAASAEDRLAMLDAFEADLRRVFDGTPRHPLLLALQPTVRRRSLTPEPFLGLIAANRQDQLVRRYKTYDDLLAYCELSANPVGRLVLQITGTASPERVRRSDAVCTALQVVEHLQDVTEDLGRDRVYLPAEDMQRFHVTEADLAAGTGGASVRALVAYEAERAGRLLNEGTPLVGSVHGRLRLLLAGFVAGGRAALTAIAAAGHDVLPGPPKPTKANLLREVGAVLRRARREG, from the coding sequence ATGACGGGCACCCGGCAGGCGCACCCCGAGGCCGCCGCGCGCGCCACCCTCGACAAGGCCGCCCACGAGAACTTTCCCGTTGCCCCCTTCTTCCTGCCGCGCGCGTGGCGCGATGACCTGATGGCCGTGTACGGCTACGCACGCCTCGTCGACGACATCGGCGACGGCGACCTCGCACCCGGCGGAGCGGACGCCCGCCATCTCGGGGTCGAGGCGGCGTCGGCCGAGGACCGGCTCGCCATGCTCGACGCCTTCGAGGCCGACCTGCGGCGCGTCTTCGACGGCACGCCCCGGCACCCCCTGCTGCTCGCCCTCCAGCCGACCGTGCGCCGCCGCTCGCTCACCCCCGAGCCCTTCCTCGGTCTGATCGCGGCCAACCGCCAGGACCAGCTCGTACGGCGCTACAAGACGTACGACGATCTCCTCGCCTACTGCGAACTCTCCGCCAACCCCGTCGGCCGCCTGGTTCTGCAGATCACGGGGACCGCCAGCCCCGAGCGCGTCCGCCGCTCCGACGCCGTGTGCACCGCGCTCCAGGTCGTCGAGCACCTCCAGGACGTCACCGAGGACCTGGGCCGCGACCGGGTCTACCTGCCCGCCGAGGACATGCAGCGGTTCCATGTCACCGAGGCCGACCTCGCCGCCGGAACCGGGGGCGCGTCGGTGCGCGCGCTGGTCGCGTACGAAGCCGAACGCGCGGGGCGGCTGCTGAATGAAGGCACCCCGCTGGTGGGTAGCGTCCACGGCAGGCTTCGGCTGCTGCTCGCCGGGTTCGTGGCCGGGGGGCGCGCAGCCCTCACCGCGATCGCGGCCGCCGGACACGATGTCCTGCCCGGACCGCCCAAGCCCACCAAGGCGAATCTGCTGCGTGAAGTGGGAGCTGTCTTGCGAAGAGCGCGTAGAGAGGGGTGA
- a CDS encoding polyprenyl synthetase family protein, whose product MPSANPADDTAAGGESLDILALLERGRTMSTPVLRAAVDRLAPPMDTVAAYHFGWIDAEGQPSAGDGGKAVRPALALLSAEVAGAAPEVGVPGAVAVELVHNFSLLHDDLMDGDEQRRHRDTVWKVHGPAQAILVGDALFALANEVLLELGTVEAGRATRRLTTASRKLIDGQAQDISYEHRERVTVEECLEMEGNKTGALLACAVSIGAVLGGADDKTADTLEAYGYHLGLAFQAVDDLLGIWGDPVSTGKQTWSDLRQRKKSLPVVAALAAGGPASQRLGELLAADAKSNDFDSFSEAEFATRAALIEEAGGREWTSQEARRQHAVAIEALSGVDMPEQVRTQLVALADFVVVRKR is encoded by the coding sequence GTGCCCTCGGCGAACCCGGCTGATGACACCGCAGCTGGCGGAGAGAGCCTGGACATCCTCGCGCTGCTGGAGCGCGGGCGGACCATGTCCACCCCGGTGCTTCGCGCCGCCGTGGACCGGCTCGCGCCGCCCATGGACACCGTCGCCGCCTACCACTTCGGCTGGATCGACGCGGAGGGACAGCCCTCCGCCGGCGACGGCGGCAAGGCCGTACGCCCGGCGCTCGCGCTGCTCTCCGCCGAGGTGGCCGGAGCCGCGCCCGAGGTCGGTGTCCCCGGCGCGGTCGCCGTCGAGCTGGTGCACAACTTCTCGCTGCTGCACGACGACCTGATGGACGGCGACGAGCAGCGCCGCCACCGCGACACCGTATGGAAGGTGCACGGCCCCGCCCAGGCGATCCTCGTCGGCGACGCCCTCTTCGCCCTCGCCAACGAGGTTCTCCTCGAGCTCGGCACCGTCGAGGCCGGGCGTGCCACGCGCCGGCTGACCACCGCATCGCGCAAGCTGATCGACGGCCAGGCCCAGGACATCTCCTACGAGCACCGCGAGCGGGTCACCGTCGAGGAGTGCCTGGAGATGGAGGGCAACAAGACCGGCGCGCTGCTGGCCTGCGCCGTCTCCATCGGCGCGGTGCTCGGCGGGGCCGACGACAAGACCGCCGACACGCTGGAGGCGTACGGCTACCACCTCGGCCTCGCCTTCCAGGCCGTCGACGATCTGCTCGGCATCTGGGGCGACCCTGTCTCCACCGGCAAGCAGACCTGGAGCGATCTGCGCCAGCGCAAGAAGTCCCTGCCGGTCGTCGCCGCGCTCGCTGCCGGCGGACCGGCCTCCCAGCGTCTCGGGGAGCTGCTCGCGGCCGACGCCAAGAGCAATGACTTCGACAGCTTCTCCGAGGCGGAATTCGCCACGAGGGCGGCCCTGATCGAGGAGGCGGGCGGCCGCGAGTGGACCTCCCAGGAGGCCCGCAGGCAGCACGCCGTCGCGATCGAGGCCCTCAGCGGTGTCGACATGCCGGAACAGGTCCGTACGCAGCTCGTCGCGCTCGCGGACTTCGTCGTCGTACGAAAGAGATGA
- the hpnD gene encoding presqualene diphosphate synthase HpnD, with protein sequence MEGPTEVSAPVQAAYSYCEAVTGQQARNFAYGIRLLPAEKRQAMSALYAFSRRVDDIGDGTLEPKAKQDRLEGTRELLDRIRHGAVDEDDTDPVAVALADASRRFPLPLGGLDELIDGVLMDVHGRTYETWDDLRVYCRCVAGAIGRLSLGVFGTQPGAPGAERASEYADTLGLALQLTNILRDVREDAGNGRTYLPADDLAKFGCSAAFHSATPPPGSDFAGLVHFEVRRARALFAEGYRLLPMLDRRSGACVAAMAGIYRRLLDRIERDPEAVLRGRVSLPGREKAYVAVRGLSGLDARHVTRLTLRGRS encoded by the coding sequence ATGGAGGGACCGACGGAGGTGTCCGCGCCGGTGCAGGCTGCGTACAGCTACTGCGAAGCCGTCACCGGGCAGCAGGCGCGTAACTTCGCCTACGGCATCAGGCTGTTGCCGGCCGAGAAGCGACAGGCCATGTCGGCGCTCTACGCCTTCTCGCGGCGCGTCGACGACATCGGCGACGGCACGCTCGAGCCGAAGGCAAAGCAGGACAGGCTCGAAGGCACGCGCGAACTCCTCGACCGCATCCGGCACGGCGCGGTCGACGAGGACGACACCGACCCGGTCGCCGTGGCGCTCGCGGACGCGTCGCGCCGCTTCCCGCTGCCGCTCGGCGGGCTCGACGAGCTCATCGACGGCGTCCTGATGGACGTGCACGGCCGGACGTACGAGACCTGGGACGACCTCAGGGTCTACTGCCGGTGTGTCGCGGGCGCGATCGGGCGGCTCTCCCTCGGCGTGTTCGGCACGCAGCCCGGCGCGCCCGGCGCCGAGCGGGCCTCCGAGTACGCCGACACGCTCGGCCTCGCCCTCCAACTCACCAACATCCTCAGGGATGTTCGGGAGGACGCGGGCAACGGACGTACCTATCTGCCCGCCGACGACCTCGCCAAGTTCGGCTGTTCCGCGGCCTTCCACAGCGCCACCCCGCCGCCGGGATCCGACTTCGCGGGACTCGTGCACTTCGAAGTCCGGCGCGCCCGCGCCCTCTTCGCCGAGGGCTACCGGCTGCTCCCCATGCTCGACCGGCGCAGCGGCGCCTGCGTCGCCGCTATGGCGGGCATCTACCGCCGGCTGCTCGACCGCATCGAGCGCGACCCCGAGGCGGTGCTGCGCGGCCGCGTGTCCCTGCCCGGACGCGAGAAGGCGTACGTTGCCGTCCGCGGCCTGTCCGGACTCGACGCCAGGCACGTGACCCGGCTGACCCTCAGGGGGCGTTCCTGA
- a CDS encoding glycosyltransferase family 2 protein has translation MGNRPDDLRALLDSVAKQEGDPIEVVVVGNGAPVTDVPEGVRTVDLPDNLGIPGGRNVGIEAFGPSGSGVDVLLFLDDDGLLPGSDTGELVRQAFEAEPKLGIVSFRIADPETGLTQRRHVPRLRASDPMRSSRVTTFLGGANAVRTKVLAEVGALPDEFFYAHEETDLAWRALDAGWAIDYRADMVLFHPTMPPSRHAVYHRMVARNRVWLARRNLPAPLVPVYLAVWVLLTLARRPSVSALKAWFGGFKEGWQTPCGPRRPIKWRTVWRLTRLGRPPVV, from the coding sequence ATGGGCAACCGCCCCGACGATCTGCGCGCCCTGCTCGACTCGGTCGCCAAGCAGGAGGGCGACCCGATCGAGGTCGTCGTGGTCGGCAACGGCGCCCCGGTGACCGACGTCCCCGAGGGCGTACGCACCGTGGATCTGCCCGACAATCTGGGCATCCCCGGCGGCCGTAACGTCGGCATCGAGGCCTTCGGCCCCTCCGGCTCCGGCGTCGATGTGCTGCTCTTCCTCGACGACGACGGTCTGCTGCCGGGCAGCGACACCGGCGAGCTGGTGCGCCAGGCCTTCGAGGCCGAGCCGAAGCTGGGCATCGTCAGCTTCCGGATCGCCGACCCGGAGACGGGGCTCACCCAGCGCCGCCACGTTCCGCGGCTGCGGGCCTCCGACCCGATGCGCTCCTCGCGGGTGACGACTTTCCTCGGCGGCGCCAATGCCGTGCGTACGAAGGTCCTCGCCGAGGTCGGCGCGCTGCCCGACGAGTTCTTCTACGCCCATGAGGAGACGGACCTCGCCTGGCGGGCGCTGGACGCGGGCTGGGCGATCGACTACCGCGCGGACATGGTGCTGTTCCACCCGACGATGCCCCCGTCGCGGCATGCGGTCTACCACCGCATGGTCGCCCGTAACCGGGTCTGGCTCGCCCGCCGCAATCTGCCGGCCCCCCTGGTCCCCGTCTACCTTGCTGTCTGGGTTCTTCTCACGCTGGCCCGGCGCCCTTCGGTGTCCGCTCTGAAGGCCTGGTTCGGCGGCTTCAAGGAGGGCTGGCAGACGCCCTGCGGGCCACGCCGGCCCATTAAGTGGCGTACGGTATGGCGGCTGACCCGGCTGGGTCGCCCTCCTGTCGTCTGA
- a CDS encoding CDP-alcohol phosphatidyltransferase family protein, producing MPRPSVAELRPVVHPEGVKDRRSGEHWAGRMYMREISLHIDPYLVNTKITPNQLTYLMIVVGVLGGAALLIPGLTGAILAVVLFQIYLLLDCVDGEVARWRKQTSITGVYLDRIGHYLCEAALLVGFGIRGADVFHQDGATNWLWAFLGTVAALGAILIKAETDLVDVARQRSGLPAVKDEAAVPRSSGLAVARRAAAALKFHRLVGGIEASLFILVVAILDKVQGDLFFTRLGIAVLAGIAVVQTLLHLVSILASSRLK from the coding sequence ATGCCAAGACCATCAGTAGCTGAACTCCGTCCGGTCGTTCACCCGGAGGGAGTGAAGGACCGGCGAAGCGGCGAGCACTGGGCCGGGCGCATGTACATGCGAGAGATCTCGCTGCACATCGACCCGTACCTGGTCAACACCAAGATCACGCCCAACCAGCTCACCTACCTCATGATCGTGGTGGGTGTGCTCGGCGGCGCTGCCCTGCTGATCCCGGGACTGACCGGCGCGATCCTCGCGGTGGTGCTCTTCCAGATCTATCTGCTGCTCGACTGTGTCGACGGTGAGGTCGCCCGCTGGCGCAAGCAGACCTCGATCACCGGCGTCTACCTCGACCGGATCGGCCACTACCTCTGTGAGGCGGCCCTGCTGGTCGGCTTCGGCATCCGCGGCGCCGATGTCTTCCACCAGGACGGCGCCACCAACTGGCTGTGGGCCTTCCTCGGCACCGTCGCCGCGCTCGGCGCCATCCTGATCAAGGCCGAGACGGACCTGGTCGACGTGGCCCGCCAGCGCAGCGGACTGCCCGCCGTCAAGGACGAGGCCGCCGTGCCGCGCTCCTCCGGTCTGGCGGTGGCCCGCCGTGCCGCGGCCGCGCTGAAGTTCCACCGGCTCGTCGGCGGCATCGAGGCCAGCCTCTTCATCCTGGTCGTGGCCATCCTCGACAAGGTCCAGGGCGATCTGTTCTTCACCCGCCTCGGCATCGCTGTCCTGGCCGGCATCGCCGTCGTCCAGACGCTGCTGCACCTGGTGTCGATCCTCGCATCCAGCAGGCTCAAGTGA
- the hpnE gene encoding hydroxysqualene dehydroxylase HpnE: MTDDDGLRSRNAVVVGGGLAGVTAALQLADAGIRVTLVEGRPRLGGLAFSFRRGDLTVDNGQHVYLRCCTAYRWFLERVEGAHLAPLQDRLDVPVLDVARARGARLGRLRRTALPVPLHLAGSLATYPHLSLAERAGVGRAALALGRLDPADPALDGIDFATWLRRHGQSQRTIEALWDLVGVATLNATAPNASMGLAAMVFKTGLLSEPGAADIGWAHVPLGELHDTLARKALDSAGVRTERSTRVREISRAEHGRWRVEVDGEQLDADTVVLAVPQRETHALLPDGALEVPDRLLDIGTAPILNIHVLYDRKVLRRPFFAALGTPVQWVFDRTDASGLKDGQYLALSQSAAQDEIDAPVAELRERYLPELERLLPAARGARVRDFFVTRERTATFAPAPGVGRLRPGARTRAPGLYLSGAWTATGWPATMESAVRSGFSAAGAALSALGRPHEHPLKEAA; this comes from the coding sequence ATGACGGACGACGACGGCTTGCGGTCCCGGAACGCGGTGGTGGTCGGCGGGGGACTCGCCGGAGTCACGGCGGCGCTGCAACTCGCCGACGCGGGAATCCGCGTCACTCTGGTCGAAGGCCGCCCTCGTCTGGGCGGCCTCGCCTTCTCATTCCGCCGCGGCGACCTCACCGTCGACAACGGCCAGCATGTCTATCTTCGCTGCTGCACCGCCTACCGCTGGTTCCTCGAGCGGGTCGAAGGCGCTCATCTCGCCCCGCTCCAGGACCGGTTGGACGTACCCGTACTGGACGTCGCGCGGGCCAGGGGCGCGCGGCTCGGACGGCTGCGCCGTACCGCGCTGCCCGTACCGCTGCACCTCGCCGGCAGCCTCGCCACCTACCCGCACCTCTCGCTCGCCGAGCGGGCGGGCGTCGGGCGCGCCGCACTCGCGCTGGGCAGGCTCGACCCGGCCGATCCGGCCCTGGACGGCATCGACTTCGCGACCTGGCTGCGCCGCCACGGCCAGTCGCAGCGCACCATCGAGGCCCTGTGGGACCTCGTCGGCGTGGCGACCCTGAACGCCACCGCGCCGAACGCCTCGATGGGGCTCGCCGCCATGGTCTTCAAGACCGGACTGCTCTCCGAGCCGGGCGCCGCCGACATCGGCTGGGCGCACGTGCCCCTGGGCGAACTGCACGACACCCTGGCCCGCAAGGCCCTCGACTCCGCGGGCGTACGCACCGAGCGCTCGACCCGCGTCAGGGAGATCTCCCGCGCGGAGCACGGGCGCTGGCGTGTCGAGGTGGACGGCGAGCAGCTGGACGCGGACACCGTCGTCCTCGCCGTACCGCAGCGCGAGACCCATGCCCTGCTGCCCGACGGGGCGCTCGAGGTCCCCGACCGGCTGCTCGACATCGGCACCGCGCCGATCCTGAACATCCATGTCCTGTACGACCGCAAGGTGCTGCGCCGCCCCTTCTTCGCCGCGCTCGGCACCCCGGTCCAGTGGGTCTTCGACCGCACCGACGCATCCGGGCTGAAGGACGGCCAGTATCTGGCGCTGTCCCAGTCCGCGGCCCAGGACGAGATCGACGCACCTGTGGCCGAATTGCGTGAGCGCTATCTGCCCGAGCTGGAGCGGCTGTTGCCCGCCGCGCGCGGCGCGCGGGTGCGTGACTTCTTCGTCACCCGGGAGCGGACAGCGACGTTCGCCCCGGCCCCGGGCGTCGGCCGGCTGCGACCCGGTGCGCGCACCCGCGCACCTGGCCTGTACCTGTCCGGCGCGTGGACCGCCACCGGCTGGCCCGCGACCATGGAGAGCGCCGTACGCAGCGGTTTCAGCGCCGCGGGCGCCGCACTCTCCGCGCTCGGCCGCCCCCATGAACATCCGCTCAAGGAGGCGGCGTGA
- a CDS encoding iron-containing alcohol dehydrogenase family protein produces the protein MPVLTRLIPSPVVVDIARGALDDLAGLLADQRISSSGKLAIAISGGSGQALREKLSPVLPGATWFEVAGGTIDSAVKLADDIRGKRYDAVVGLGGGKIIDVTKYAAARVGLPMVAVATNLSHDGICSPVATLDNDNGRGSYGVPTPIAMVIDLDVIREAPVRFVRSGIGEAISNISAIADWELSHRVNGEPVDGLAAAMGRTAGEAVLRHPGGVGDDEFLTVLAEALVLSGIAMSISGDTRPSSGACHEISHAFDLLHPERAASHGEQVGLGAAFAMHLRGAHDLSGLFAEVLRRHGLPVLPEEIGFSVDEFVRAVDYAPQTRPGRFTILEHLDLSTDQIRDAYADYAKTISS, from the coding sequence GTGCCTGTACTGACCCGACTGATCCCGTCCCCGGTCGTCGTCGACATCGCACGCGGCGCCCTGGACGATCTGGCCGGCCTCCTGGCCGACCAGCGGATCTCCTCCTCCGGCAAGCTCGCGATCGCGATCAGCGGCGGCTCCGGCCAGGCGCTGCGCGAGAAGCTCTCGCCGGTGCTGCCGGGCGCCACCTGGTTCGAGGTCGCCGGCGGCACGATCGACTCCGCCGTCAAGCTCGCCGACGACATCAGGGGCAAGCGGTACGACGCCGTGGTCGGCCTCGGCGGCGGCAAGATCATCGATGTCACGAAGTACGCGGCGGCCCGTGTCGGCCTGCCAATGGTGGCCGTCGCGACGAACCTCTCGCACGACGGCATCTGCTCCCCGGTCGCCACGCTGGACAACGACAACGGCCGCGGCTCCTACGGCGTCCCCACCCCCATCGCCATGGTCATCGACCTCGATGTCATCCGTGAGGCACCGGTCCGCTTCGTACGCTCCGGCATCGGCGAGGCGATCTCCAACATCTCCGCGATCGCGGACTGGGAGCTGTCCCACCGCGTCAACGGCGAACCCGTCGACGGCCTCGCCGCCGCCATGGGCCGCACCGCCGGCGAGGCCGTACTGCGCCACCCGGGAGGGGTCGGCGACGACGAGTTCCTCACGGTCCTCGCCGAGGCGCTCGTGCTCTCCGGCATCGCGATGTCGATCAGCGGGGACACCCGCCCCTCGTCCGGCGCCTGCCACGAGATCAGCCACGCCTTCGACCTGCTCCACCCCGAACGCGCCGCCAGCCACGGCGAGCAGGTCGGCCTGGGCGCCGCCTTCGCCATGCACCTGCGCGGTGCGCACGACCTGTCCGGACTCTTCGCCGAGGTGCTGCGCAGGCACGGCCTGCCGGTGCTGCCCGAGGAGATCGGCTTCAGCGTGGACGAGTTCGTCAGAGCCGTCGATTACGCACCGCAGACCCGACCGGGCCGCTTCACCATCCTTGAGCACCTCGACCTCTCCACCGACCAGATCAGGGACGCGTACGCCGACTATGCCAAGACCATCAGTAGCTGA
- a CDS encoding phosphocholine cytidylyltransferase family protein, translating into MIGLVLAAGAGRRLRPYTDTLPKALVPVDGDTTVLDLTLGNFAEIGLTEAAIVVGYRKEAVYERKAALEAKYGLKLTLVDNDKAEEWNNAYSLWCARDVIKQGVILANGDTVHPVSVERTLLAARGNGQKIILALDAVKNLADEEMKVITAEGKGVQRITKLMDPATATGEYIGVTLIEPEAADELADALKATFERDPDLYYEDGYQELVNRGFTVDVAPIGDVKWVEIDNHDDLAKGREIACLY; encoded by the coding sequence ATGATCGGCCTCGTACTGGCAGCCGGTGCCGGACGGCGTCTTCGCCCCTACACCGACACGCTCCCGAAGGCCCTCGTGCCCGTCGACGGCGACACCACCGTCCTCGACCTCACCCTGGGGAACTTCGCGGAGATCGGGCTCACCGAGGCCGCCATCGTCGTCGGCTACCGCAAGGAAGCCGTCTACGAGCGCAAGGCAGCCCTGGAGGCGAAGTACGGCCTGAAGCTGACCCTCGTCGACAACGACAAGGCCGAGGAGTGGAACAACGCCTACTCCCTGTGGTGCGCCCGTGACGTCATCAAGCAGGGCGTCATCCTCGCCAACGGCGACACCGTGCACCCGGTCTCCGTCGAGCGGACCCTGCTCGCCGCCCGCGGCAACGGCCAGAAGATCATCCTCGCCCTCGACGCGGTGAAGAACCTCGCCGACGAGGAGATGAAGGTCATCACCGCCGAGGGCAAGGGCGTGCAGCGGATCACCAAGCTGATGGACCCGGCCACCGCCACGGGCGAGTACATCGGCGTCACCCTCATCGAGCCCGAGGCCGCCGACGAGCTCGCCGACGCGCTGAAGGCCACCTTCGAGCGCGACCCCGACCTCTACTACGAGGACGGCTATCAGGAGCTCGTGAACCGCGGCTTCACCGTGGACGTGGCCCCCATCGGCGACGTCAAGTGGGTCGAGATCGACAACCACGACGACCTCGCGAAGGGCCGTGAGATCGCGTGCCTGTACTGA